One segment of Nostoc flagelliforme CCNUN1 DNA contains the following:
- a CDS encoding glycosyltransferase family 4 protein, translating to MIDKHHFYLIFPNIFDFKGGIQVYSTFLLKALQDVYLEANYDVFLKYDKRNLKQQENLQFLSSTKFHYFGNLPRLLQTIFFATKIIILAILQRPTIVISTHVNYATACYILKLLTGIPYWVVAHGLEVWDIKNNVTKLALQNADKIISVSNYTRQRLLQYKNIDPDKIVLLPNTFDANKFKINPKPTYLLQRYKLTDKQPVILTVTRMGRMAKYKGYDQILHALLKVRLHIPNVHFILAGKGDDIPRVKALVSNLILEDCVTIAGFVPDEELCDYYNLCDVFALPSKGEGFGIVYLEALACGKPVLAGKQDGSIEPLAEGKLGCLVDPDNVEEIADNLIQILQGDCSNPVIYQPEYLQQKTIEAFDFSQFRTSLAKLVGGHIALLRIQNSKFKIQNSKFKINKPHK from the coding sequence ATGATTGATAAACATCATTTTTACTTAATATTTCCAAATATATTTGATTTTAAGGGAGGCATTCAAGTTTACTCAACATTTTTGCTGAAAGCTTTACAAGATGTATATCTTGAAGCTAACTATGATGTGTTTTTGAAGTATGACAAACGTAATTTAAAACAGCAAGAAAATTTGCAATTTTTAAGTTCAACTAAGTTTCATTATTTTGGAAATTTACCAAGATTGTTGCAAACCATTTTCTTTGCTACCAAAATAATTATTTTGGCTATTCTCCAACGTCCCACTATAGTCATATCAACTCATGTGAATTATGCCACTGCTTGTTATATTCTAAAACTTCTCACTGGAATTCCTTACTGGGTAGTTGCTCATGGCTTAGAAGTTTGGGATATTAAAAATAATGTTACAAAATTAGCATTACAAAACGCAGATAAAATTATTAGTGTTAGTAATTACACTCGCCAGCGCTTGCTTCAATATAAAAATATTGACCCTGATAAAATAGTCCTTTTACCTAATACCTTTGATGCCAATAAGTTTAAAATAAATCCTAAACCTACCTACTTATTACAACGATATAAATTAACAGATAAACAGCCTGTAATTCTAACAGTAACGCGGATGGGGCGCATGGCAAAATACAAGGGTTATGATCAAATCCTTCATGCCTTACTTAAGGTGCGCCTGCATATCCCTAATGTTCACTTCATCCTTGCAGGGAAAGGGGATGATATACCTAGAGTTAAAGCTTTAGTTAGCAATTTAATTCTAGAAGATTGTGTCACTATTGCAGGATTTGTACCAGATGAAGAGTTGTGTGATTATTACAATCTCTGCGATGTTTTTGCTTTGCCTAGTAAAGGAGAAGGATTTGGTATTGTTTATCTAGAAGCTTTAGCTTGTGGTAAACCTGTGCTGGCGGGTAAACAAGATGGTTCCATAGAACCCTTAGCTGAAGGAAAACTGGGATGTTTAGTTGATCCCGATAACGTTGAAGAAATTGCCGATAATCTAATTCAAATCCTGCAAGGCGATTGCTCTAACCCAGTAATTTACCAACCAGAATACTTACAACAAAAAACTATTGAAGCTTTTGATTTTAGCCAGTTTCGTACAAGTTTAGCAAAATTAGTTGGTGGTCACATCGCTTTGCTACGAATTCAAAATTCAAAATTCAAAATTCAAAATTCAAAATTCAAAATTAACAAACCCCATAAATAA
- a CDS encoding O-antigen ligase family protein: MGLIERFCCQSIHNDKVMINIFFLLILFSSVLGRIKFPGINIGIHYLLIPAFSFGIISLSLKSIPEVVNKHKIILISISLMYMWMWISSLMSRFPTIAISYSIKYSTYFILFLAFLLLTFKSIKTPSLTFYYRCILYLLQIIAILGFLEVLLPNHWIFKLLKFPSFYPEIGSIMQNPNQFGVIIAIGLCLSLILEKQNKISKIELYVSELIFIISLAFSASGNGWLIFIIGTFLLLIYKIISFRKMIYLTSFLLLCIVTVPVSTQRIGLANSKIFPLINVFNAFSENSNLVNPNKKPLITIIKTGFSRVEIWQAAINETIKRPLTGIGIGVFPEQIGVKVWGQKGYHAHNIFLNVLAEQGIPGLLLFTNFLVKITFKVKYSNPLVTVPIILFLASQMLDFFAEDYIFTTIEFYFIAAAINSRRDFVMQLKPEII; encoded by the coding sequence GTGGGTTTAATTGAGCGTTTTTGTTGTCAAAGTATCCATAACGACAAGGTTATGATTAATATATTTTTCCTGCTCATACTATTTTCTTCGGTTTTAGGGCGGATTAAATTTCCTGGAATAAATATTGGTATTCATTATTTATTAATTCCTGCATTTAGCTTTGGTATAATTAGTTTGTCTTTAAAATCTATACCAGAAGTTGTTAATAAGCATAAAATCATTTTGATATCTATAAGTTTAATGTATATGTGGATGTGGATTTCCTCATTAATGAGCCGATTTCCAACTATTGCTATTAGTTATAGTATAAAATATTCAACTTACTTTATATTATTTCTCGCTTTTTTATTGTTAACTTTTAAGAGTATAAAAACACCCTCTTTAACATTTTACTATCGTTGCATATTGTATTTACTACAGATAATTGCAATTTTGGGCTTTTTAGAAGTTTTACTTCCCAACCACTGGATTTTCAAATTATTAAAATTCCCCAGTTTTTATCCCGAAATTGGTTCAATTATGCAAAATCCTAATCAGTTTGGGGTAATAATAGCCATTGGATTATGTTTAAGCCTGATTTTAGAGAAGCAGAATAAAATTTCTAAAATTGAATTATATGTAAGCGAATTAATTTTTATAATTTCCTTAGCTTTTTCTGCTAGCGGAAATGGTTGGTTAATTTTTATAATTGGCACGTTTCTTTTATTAATATATAAAATTATTAGTTTTAGGAAAATGATTTATCTAACTAGCTTTTTATTGTTATGCATTGTAACCGTACCAGTTTCTACACAGAGAATCGGTTTGGCAAATAGTAAAATATTTCCATTAATTAATGTATTTAATGCATTTTCAGAAAATTCAAATTTAGTAAATCCAAATAAAAAACCGCTTATTACTATAATAAAAACAGGCTTTTCAAGGGTTGAAATCTGGCAGGCAGCTATTAATGAAACTATTAAAAGACCCCTTACTGGTATAGGCATAGGAGTTTTTCCAGAACAGATAGGAGTAAAAGTTTGGGGACAGAAAGGTTATCACGCGCATAATATATTTTTAAATGTGTTAGCAGAACAAGGAATTCCTGGATTATTACTATTTACTAATTTCTTAGTAAAAATAACATTTAAAGTTAAATATTCTAATCCTCTAGTTACTGTTCCGATTATTCTCTTTTTAGCGTCTCAAATGCTAGATTTTTTTGCTGAAGACTATATTTTTACAACTATTGAGTTTTATTTTATAGCAGCAGCCATCAATTCTCGAAGAGATTTTGTTATGCAATTAAAGCCTGAAATTATTTAA
- a CDS encoding WGxxGxxG family protein, which yields MKRFNVSKILGSTALALSLATLPTVLPASAQTTSTPDATVTDTTTDRAATDSNYQDGDWGLLGLLGLFGLFGRKSRKADDNVAYRDPNAVGSSGSRSNY from the coding sequence GTGAAACGCTTTAATGTCTCCAAAATTCTAGGAAGTACTGCTCTAGCTCTAAGTTTGGCTACCTTGCCTACAGTTTTGCCTGCTTCTGCTCAAACAACAAGTACTCCTGATGCGACTGTTACAGATACTACTACAGACCGTGCTGCTACCGACAGTAATTATCAGGATGGCGATTGGGGTTTGTTGGGCTTGCTCGGTTTATTTGGTTTATTTGGTCGCAAGAGCCGCAAAGCCGATGATAATGTAGCTTATCGTGATCCTAATGCGGTAGGCTCCTCTGGCTCCCGTTCTAACTATTAA
- a CDS encoding DUF928 domain-containing protein, with translation MKWLLTTALILSSTTQYPAQLIAQTKQPATTKQPVQPVRTPASPQQRSSRPVFVLPKIPARLSPISGRRAGMSSRDNCSAVPTALTALVPLQQEKKVGKLTDKSVIGIVQGLTTSERPTFWFYVPYTQDLANSSAKFILQDSAGTNIYEDAIALPPEPSVIGVSIPKNATSLEVGKTYRWYLIVSCKQQTASVPVYVEGDIQRINLDSRVMQQLEAADDPRQKIVIYAKEGIWFDALTMLAQIRVSNPNDASVKEDWQSLLQSVNLGNISTAPLLNSRNSQ, from the coding sequence ATGAAATGGCTCTTAACAACTGCTCTGATTTTGAGCAGCACCACCCAATATCCAGCACAACTAATAGCCCAAACTAAACAACCAGCAACTACTAAGCAGCCTGTACAACCAGTTAGGACACCTGCTTCACCTCAACAACGTAGTTCTCGACCAGTTTTTGTTTTGCCAAAAATACCTGCTCGGTTAAGTCCTATATCTGGGCGTAGAGCAGGAATGAGTAGTCGAGATAATTGCTCTGCGGTTCCAACTGCACTTACTGCTTTAGTACCATTGCAGCAGGAAAAAAAGGTTGGGAAACTGACAGACAAATCAGTTATCGGGATTGTACAGGGGCTAACCACCTCTGAAAGACCTACATTTTGGTTTTACGTTCCTTACACTCAGGATTTAGCTAACTCAAGTGCTAAATTTATTTTACAGGACAGTGCGGGAACGAATATTTATGAAGATGCGATCGCACTACCTCCAGAGCCAAGTGTTATTGGTGTTTCTATCCCTAAGAATGCTACATCTTTAGAAGTAGGTAAAACATATCGCTGGTATTTAATAGTCTCCTGCAAGCAGCAAACAGCAAGTGTTCCTGTGTATGTAGAAGGAGACATTCAAAGAATCAATTTAGATTCTCGTGTGATGCAGCAATTGGAAGCAGCAGATGATCCCCGGCAGAAGATTGTAATCTATGCTAAAGAAGGTATTTGGTTTGACGCTTTAACTATGCTGGCACAAATACGCGTTTCCAATCCTAATGATGCATCTGTTAAAGAAGATTGGCAAAGTTTATTGCAATCAGTCAATTTGGGTAATATTTCTACGGCTCCTTTACTGAATTCAAGAAACTCGCAATAA
- a CDS encoding CHAT domain-containing protein, giving the protein MAKLQRPKRVVRFAVTPVVLFTLAVFLIIIPSTFAKQLQTNSPNGFHIQTNKLPATTPQPLLEQGEALYQAGRFTEAVTILQQAVRSYQRESNNLAQAAALTNLCLVYQQLGSWKEAYATIDNSLNLLGWDEINQKLNVNNPKSELLEILAQTLNIQGELQLADGQTDASVKTSQQAEQIWKKLGDNAGVTRSRINQAQALRVDGFYRRSLDILNEVSQQLISQPDSLVKVTALRSLGNVLQQLGELESSQTNLQQSLEIAQRLQLPLEISLTEFSLGNTARSLSDIKNATAHYENAAKIAPNPLAKVQALINQLSLLVENERITEAKSLIPTIQSQVPNLPTNQAGIYARINFAQTWATIGNKKDIAEILGSSVQQAKIIGDERAESYALGSLGEVYEQNQQLQEAQDLTQQALFMAEKIDASDIAYRLEWQLGRLLKAQGNIPAAISAYDSAVTTLQSLRSDLVGVNREVQFNFRDRIEPLYRQSVELILQEKGKGKPDLDKARQRIEALQIAELDNFFREACLSNQFVVIDKVVDRDNTNTAIFYPIILDNYLEIIIKLPKQPLIHKTSQVNRQQVEQVITKIRETIVEPDAHRQFQAVSQQLYNWLIKPVETDLKNSKVNTLVFIPDGLLRNIPMSALYDGREYLVQKYSVVISPGLQLFTPKPLGHKKLNALAGGLSQSPKKENFAALPNVLDELKFIQESGVSTTILLDKNFTSTTLAKTINARAFKVVHLATHGQFSSKAKDTFILADDGRINVSELDSLLKSREQKLTEPVELLVLSACETAAGDNRAALGLAGVALRAGARSTLASLWQIGDNSTALFIGEFYRLLMTGKTTAEALRFAQLKLLEAPEYNRPMYWAPYVLVGNWL; this is encoded by the coding sequence ATGGCAAAACTTCAGAGGCCAAAGCGAGTAGTTAGATTTGCGGTAACTCCCGTAGTCCTATTTACCCTTGCTGTTTTCCTGATTATTATCCCTAGCACATTTGCTAAACAACTTCAGACAAATTCACCAAACGGGTTTCACATCCAAACCAATAAACTCCCAGCCACAACACCACAGCCACTTCTTGAGCAAGGAGAAGCACTTTATCAAGCTGGACGCTTTACTGAAGCGGTAACTATTCTACAACAAGCTGTGCGTAGCTATCAACGAGAAAGCAATAACCTTGCACAAGCCGCAGCGCTGACTAACCTCTGTCTTGTATACCAGCAACTCGGCTCCTGGAAAGAAGCTTATGCAACTATTGACAATAGCTTAAATTTGCTTGGCTGGGATGAGATAAATCAAAAGTTAAATGTCAACAATCCCAAATCTGAATTGTTAGAAATTCTGGCACAAACTCTAAATATTCAGGGCGAATTGCAATTAGCAGACGGACAAACTGATGCATCTGTAAAAACATCACAACAAGCAGAGCAAATCTGGAAGAAATTAGGTGATAATGCTGGAGTAACGCGCAGCCGGATTAACCAAGCGCAAGCCCTACGAGTTGATGGTTTTTACCGCCGTAGCTTAGATATATTGAATGAAGTATCCCAACAATTAATTTCCCAACCTGACTCACTTGTAAAAGTAACAGCTTTGCGATCGCTTGGTAATGTCTTACAACAATTAGGCGAACTAGAGTCATCCCAGACAAACTTACAACAAAGCTTAGAAATCGCTCAACGTCTGCAACTGCCTCTAGAAATTAGTTTGACGGAATTTAGCCTCGGTAATACTGCTAGGTCGTTAAGTGATATTAAAAATGCGACCGCTCATTATGAAAATGCTGCCAAAATTGCACCAAACCCTCTGGCCAAGGTTCAAGCTCTGATTAATCAGCTGAGTTTGCTGGTCGAAAACGAACGCATCACAGAAGCAAAGTCATTAATACCCACAATCCAATCTCAAGTCCCGAATCTGCCTACCAATCAAGCTGGTATTTATGCACGGATCAATTTTGCTCAGACTTGGGCCACAATTGGTAACAAAAAAGACATTGCAGAGATTCTGGGAAGTAGCGTTCAGCAAGCCAAAATAATCGGCGATGAACGTGCCGAATCCTATGCACTGGGAAGCTTGGGAGAAGTTTATGAGCAGAACCAACAATTGCAAGAAGCACAGGATTTGACGCAGCAAGCCTTATTTATGGCTGAAAAAATTGATGCCTCAGATATAGCTTATCGCCTTGAGTGGCAGTTAGGACGCTTACTCAAAGCACAGGGAAATATCCCAGCCGCCATATCTGCTTATGATTCTGCTGTCACAACTCTTCAGTCTCTTCGCAGTGATTTAGTTGGAGTTAATCGAGAGGTACAGTTCAATTTTCGCGATCGCATAGAACCTCTTTATCGGCAGTCAGTAGAGTTGATTTTACAAGAGAAAGGAAAAGGAAAACCAGATTTAGATAAAGCACGTCAGCGAATAGAAGCCTTGCAAATCGCAGAACTAGACAATTTTTTCCGAGAAGCTTGCTTGAGTAACCAATTTGTAGTAATAGACAAAGTAGTAGACCGCGACAACACGAATACTGCTATTTTCTACCCGATTATCCTAGATAACTATTTAGAAATTATTATTAAACTTCCCAAGCAACCGTTGATTCATAAAACTTCTCAAGTCAACCGTCAGCAAGTAGAGCAAGTGATTACAAAAATACGAGAGACAATAGTCGAACCTGATGCTCATCGGCAATTTCAAGCAGTTTCTCAACAGCTTTATAACTGGTTAATTAAACCAGTTGAAACAGACCTTAAAAATAGTAAAGTTAATACTCTAGTCTTTATTCCAGACGGGTTATTGCGAAATATCCCGATGTCTGCATTATATGATGGCAGAGAGTATTTAGTCCAAAAATACTCTGTAGTTATTAGCCCAGGACTGCAACTATTTACTCCCAAACCTCTAGGACATAAAAAATTAAATGCCCTTGCTGGAGGACTATCACAATCACCCAAAAAGGAAAATTTTGCAGCGCTTCCCAACGTTTTGGATGAACTGAAATTCATTCAGGAATCAGGGGTATCGACAACTATATTATTGGATAAAAATTTTACCAGTACGACTTTAGCAAAAACCATCAACGCTCGAGCTTTTAAAGTTGTTCATTTGGCAACTCATGGGCAGTTTAGCTCTAAAGCAAAAGACACTTTTATCCTAGCAGATGATGGACGCATCAATGTGAGTGAATTAGATAGTTTGCTCAAAAGTAGAGAGCAAAAACTAACAGAGCCAGTTGAATTACTTGTTTTGAGTGCTTGCGAAACAGCAGCAGGAGATAACCGAGCTGCCTTGGGATTAGCAGGAGTTGCCCTGCGTGCTGGTGCGCGGAGTACTTTAGCCTCTTTATGGCAAATTGGTGATAACTCCACAGCTTTATTTATTGGTGAATTTTACCGCCTGTTAATGACTGGTAAAACTACGGCAGAAGCTTTACGCTTTGCTCAATTAAAACTACTTGAAGCTCCCGAATACAATCGTCCGATGTACTGGGCACCCTATGTCCTAGTTGGTAATTGGTTGTAG
- a CDS encoding helix-turn-helix domain-containing protein: MTNTEIASSLRLTRGQVRLWRTRWQNAAQEWEQVKSEDIEDETLFTQIISILKDEPRRGNPGKFSLEEIVQIIAVACEIPATSERPVSHWTPKELADEVVKRKIVSEISPRSVGRFLKSSNVATTSKSLLVKRKSTRSKSI; this comes from the coding sequence ATGACGAATACGGAAATTGCGTCATCATTACGATTAACACGGGGACAGGTGCGATTATGGCGAACAAGATGGCAAAATGCAGCTCAAGAATGGGAGCAAGTCAAATCAGAAGATATCGAGGATGAAACGTTGTTCACACAGATCATCTCGATACTTAAAGATGAGCCACGACGTGGGAATCCAGGAAAATTTAGTCTGGAAGAAATCGTTCAAATTATTGCAGTTGCGTGTGAAATACCAGCAACTTCGGAGCGTCCAGTCAGCCACTGGACGCCCAAAGAGCTTGCAGACGAAGTGGTCAAGCGCAAAATAGTATCAGAGATTTCGCCCCGAAGCGTAGGTCGTTTTTTAAAATCAAGCAATGTTGCAACCACATCGAAGTCGTTACTGGTTAAACGCAAATCCACCAGATCCAAAAGTATTTAA
- a CDS encoding transposase: MLQPHRSRYWLNANPPDPKVFKQEVQQVCHLYQKAEELKLESVHVVSTDEMTGIQALERAYPTQEMELGKIEYQEFEYIRHGTLSLIASWGVAEGLVLNASVKETRNEDDFANHIAQIIATNPNDGWIFVTDQLNTHKSESLVRQVATNCGIDIDLGIKGKSGILHSMESRAAFLTDTSHRIRFVYTPKHSSWLNQIECWFSILVRRLLRRGNFISTHDLKQQILNFIDYFNCTLAKPFVWKFLGYPDSA; this comes from the coding sequence ATGTTGCAACCACATCGAAGTCGTTACTGGTTAAACGCAAATCCACCAGATCCAAAAGTATTTAAACAAGAGGTTCAGCAGGTTTGTCATTTATATCAAAAAGCAGAAGAACTAAAACTTGAGAGTGTACATGTTGTCAGTACGGATGAGATGACAGGTATTCAAGCACTCGAACGAGCATATCCCACCCAGGAAATGGAACTTGGCAAAATTGAATACCAAGAATTTGAGTACATTCGGCATGGAACCCTTTCTTTAATTGCCTCTTGGGGCGTAGCTGAAGGACTTGTACTAAATGCCTCTGTTAAAGAAACACGCAACGAAGATGATTTCGCTAATCATATTGCTCAAATAATCGCTACCAATCCAAACGATGGATGGATTTTTGTTACCGATCAACTCAATACTCATAAGTCTGAGTCTTTAGTTCGACAAGTTGCAACTAACTGCGGTATAGACATTGATTTAGGTATTAAAGGTAAATCTGGTATTCTCCATTCGATGGAGTCTCGTGCAGCATTTTTAACTGATACAAGTCATCGAATTCGTTTTGTTTACACTCCAAAGCATAGTTCTTGGCTCAATCAGATTGAGTGTTGGTTTAGTATTTTGGTACGTCGTTTACTTCGACGTGGTAACTTTATTTCTACTCACGACCTCAAACAACAAATTTTGAATTTTATTGATTACTTTAATTGCACTTTGGCAAAGCCATTTGTTTGGAAGTTTTTAGGCTATCCTGATTCTGCTTAG